TCGGAGAAATCAAACCCATATCAGATATGGGACGTATTTTCACCATCACCCTTATTATCTTTGGCTTTATTGTCTTTTCTATCGCTATAGGTATTATTGCAGAAGTCGTCAAAAAAGGTGAATTTCAAAAAACAGCTAAGGAGCGTAAAATGCTTTACGAAATTGCTAGACTTAAACACCATTTTGTTGTCTGTTATCATAATGAATTTACGATACAGGTGACCAAACAACTTCGTGAAAACCATATTCCTTTTGTGGTGGTTGATCCTAGAGAAGACATGGAAGAGATAGCAAAAAGATACCATTATCCTTACTTTGTAACAGCGGAACCCCATACGGAAGAGGGTATCTTAAAGTCACACCTCTCTTCGGCCAAAGGGGTGATCACGCTTGCAGACAACATTGCAGACAATATTGCGACCATTGCTTCTGCAAGACTCTATGAATCAGAGATACACCGCGGAAAAAAATTCCTGATCATTGCCAATGCCAAAAGCAGTGAAGATGATCAAAAACTGCTTAAACTTGGTGCGGACAAGGTCGTCACGGCAACAAAGCTCATGGCACAGCGTATCAACGCCATGGCGGCGCGTCCGGACATGGAAAACCTTCTCCAGGAGTTTCTTTACAAAACAGATACCCCGCTTGATATGGAAGAGGGAAAAGTCTTTAAAACATCATGGCTTGCACTGAAAAAAATAAAAACTGCCCGTTTTAGGGATGTGGCCAATGTAACGGTTATCGGTATACGTCAGAAAGACGGCAGATTTATCCCTATGCCTAAAGGTGATACGATCATTATGCCAGAATCCAAACTTTTACTGATCGGTACAAGTGAAGGTATCGCTAAAGCGAAAAAGATCATTCGTAAAAAAGAAAAACCTCAGGAACTTAAATATGTATAAGCTTATTCCACTTGAAAACGGTCTAGAGAATGTAGAAGGGTTCTTCTGTGGTGCGACCAATGTCGGTATGAGAAAAAAACCTGCCAACTCTGAGGCTTCTGAACTGGATGGGGATGTTGCTTTTATACGAAGCGAACAACCTTGTGACATATCCGCTGTCTTTACAAGTAATACATTTCAAGCGGCACCGATCAAGCATTTTCAAAAATATCCTAAAGGGTTTCAAACTGACTTTGTCCTCATCAATGCCAAAAATGCCAATGCGATGACAGGAGATAAAGGGATAGAGGATATAGAATCCATTATGTCCACACTTTCCACCAAACAAAAAGTACTGAATCCTGTAATGAGTTCTACGGGTGTTATAGGGTACCGGCTGCCTATAGACAAGATCACTTCTGCATTTGATACACTGGATTTCAATGCTTCAAATTCGCATCAGACAGCCCGTGCCATCATGACGACGGACAGCTTCAAAAAAGAGTTGGCCTATAGAGTAGAACTGGAAGATGGCAACGCGTTTAACATTGCAGCCATCTGTAAAGGTGCAGGTATGATAAACCCTGCTATGGCCACGATGCTCTGCTTTATCATTACCGATGCCAACATCCCCAAGTCTGACATGGATACACTGCTTACAGAGGCAACAGAGGGATCATTTAACCGTATCTCTGTAGATGGTGATACCTCTACCAACGATACGGTCATGTTACTTTCAAACAAACAAAGTGCCCATTACGACAAAGCAGCCTTTGCGGAAGCCCTCAACAAGATCATGTTTGAACTGGCTATGCTGATACTCAAAGATGGGGAAGGCGCAAACAAACTGGTGGCCTTTGAAGTCAAGGGTGCCAAGAGTGAAGAAGAAGCCAAGAGGGCCAGTATGGCATTGAGCAACTCTCTTCTGGTAAAGACCGCACTCTTTGGAGAAGACCCGAACTGGGGACGTATCGCTTCTACCATAGGTGCCTCCGGTATAGCCTGTGATGATGAAACACTTATCATACACTATGATGACCTTCTTATCTACTCCGGTGAATTCAGAGAGCTGGACAAAGTGCGTGAAGAGAAGGCATACAAGATCATGAAACAAGAGCGTTTTAAAGTCACCTGTGACATTGGATTAGGTGATGCCAGTTATACCTCCTATGGCTGTGATCTGAGTTACGAATATGTAAAAATAAATGCAGAATACCGAACGTAAAAAGTTTGAATTTTAACTTTTTGCCAACACAAAAAAGTTATAATATAAAAATCTTAATACTAGGAATGAAAATGTTACATGAATACAGAGACGAAATACACGAACTTAAACAAAGCAATGCACACTTTGCAAATATCTTTGATAAACACAATGAACTTGATAAACAAGTAGAAGATGCAGAGGCAGGTCGTACGATTTTAACGGATGCAGAGCTTGAAACACTTAAAAAAGAAAAACTTCTTTTAAAAGACGAAGCCTATAAAATGATCTTAGACCATAAAAAAGCGCAAGCATAATCTTAGTCTTAAACATCCATGGGCTCTTGCCCATATATTAACCTTCTTACCCTATACTATCTTTAATCAATTCTAGGAAGTCTCATGAAATTCTTACCATTTATACTTATTTCCCTGTTTATAACCATGATCAACGCTGTAGAATCCCAAGCCATTTATTATGGAAAAGTGTTAGAGATACAAGGTGTCATGGGATACAAATATCTTAAAGTAGATGAAAACGGTACCCAACATTGGGTCGCCATCGCAAATGCACCCGTTGCTGTGGGTGACAGGATCGGATACGATAAAAGAACCATTATGCATGACTTTGAAAGTAAATCTCTAGGTAAAACCTTTAAAGAGATCATCTTTGCGTCAGATGTCTATCTGCCTCAAAAAGTACAAAGACCCACAAGTATGAAAGATATGCTGGGGCTGGGTAATCAAGATCCTCACCAAGGTATAGGAATAGGCATGTCACCGGAAGAAGAGGAAAAACCTGCAAAACCTTTTGTGAAAAAAGATGTGTATACGGTTGAAGAGATACATATGTGGAGAAAAAGTCTGGAAGGTGAGATCATCTCTTTGGAAGGTAATGTCTATAAAGTCTCTCATCAGATCATGAAACGTGACTGGGTTCACTTGGGTGATGGTACAGGTAATGAGAAAAAACTGACCGATGATTTGGTCTTTACCGCTGATTCAACCACTGTCAAGGCAGGAGACAGGGTCATTGCTACAGGCAGAGTCGTTGTCAACAAAGATTTTGGATATGGTTACTTCTATAAAGTACTGATCCAGGATGCTACATTTGAAGTGAAATAATATGGCAACATTTACAAGTATAGAAGCATTCCCGAAAGCACTTTTAGAGACACTGAATCTACTGAATTTCACTACGATGACCGAAATACAGGAAAAGGCTATCAGCCCTATTCTGGCAGGTAAAGACATCCTGGCTCAATCCAAAACAGGTTCCGGGAAAACATTGGCCTTTGGATTGCCCTGTGTGATGCATACCGATACCCAAAACTACAAACCACAAACCATCATCATTACCCCGACACGTGAACTCTCCGATCAGATAGCCGTGGAACTGAGAAAAGTTGCGGCCTACAAAGCCAACCTCAAAATACTGACACTTTATGGCGGTGTGCCGCTTCGTGCACAGGCTGAATCACTGGCCAAAGGGGCACATATACTCATCGGTACGCCCGGACGTATACAAGACCATTTGTCAAAAGGAACACTGCTGCTTGAGAGTATCAAGACACTGGTACTCGATGAAGCAGACCGTATGCTGGATATGGGCTTTTATGATGAGATAGTCAAGATAAGTTCCAACATGCCACGTACCAAACAGACCCTGCTCTTCTCAGCGACATTTCCTGACAACATAGAAAAACTTGCCAAAGCACTCTTGAAACAGCCCGTTACTATTAAAGTAGATACGGTTCAAGAGAGCGATAAGATAGATGAAATCGTCTATGAGACATCTGATAAATTGAAGACCCTTACAGCCCTCATTCAGTCCTATAAACCAGAATCACTGCTTATCTTTTGTAACACCAAGGCTGAAGTCATCTCTTTGACTGATACGTTGCATCAACGAGGGCATTCGGTTATAGATATACATGGTGACCTTGAACAAAAAGACCGTAACGAATCTGTGATCGCTTTTTCCAATGGTTCAAAACGTATCATGGTAGCTACTGATGTGGCTTCAAGAGGTTTAGATATCAAAGATATCGAACTGGTCATCAACTATGATCTTCCCTTTGATCAGGAGGTCTATACCCACCGTATCGGCCGTACAGGACGTGCAGAAGCAAAAGGTACCGCCATCTCACTCTATGGTCCAAAAGAGAGTGATAAATGTGCTTACATCACCTCTGCTGCACGTACAGCACAGATGAAAGACCTACGTGTAGATGCAACGTTTAAAATGGTCTCCGAATATGATACGTTGTGTATTAACGGCGGTAAAAAAACCAAGATTCGGGCGGGAGATATACTCGGTACATTATGTAAAGAGATAGGCATTGACCCGAAAATGATAGGAAAGATACATATCACAGATACGAAGTCCTATGTGGCGCTACATCATACTGTGATAGACAAAGTGTCGAAAGCATTAAAGAAAACAACGATCAAGAAGAAAAAATATGTCACCTG
The sequence above is drawn from the Sulfurovum sp. TSL1 genome and encodes:
- a CDS encoding YdcH family protein, whose product is MLHEYRDEIHELKQSNAHFANIFDKHNELDKQVEDAEAGRTILTDAELETLKKEKLLLKDEAYKMILDHKKAQA
- the argJ gene encoding bifunctional glutamate N-acetyltransferase/amino-acid acetyltransferase ArgJ, with product MYKLIPLENGLENVEGFFCGATNVGMRKKPANSEASELDGDVAFIRSEQPCDISAVFTSNTFQAAPIKHFQKYPKGFQTDFVLINAKNANAMTGDKGIEDIESIMSTLSTKQKVLNPVMSSTGVIGYRLPIDKITSAFDTLDFNASNSHQTARAIMTTDSFKKELAYRVELEDGNAFNIAAICKGAGMINPAMATMLCFIITDANIPKSDMDTLLTEATEGSFNRISVDGDTSTNDTVMLLSNKQSAHYDKAAFAEALNKIMFELAMLILKDGEGANKLVAFEVKGAKSEEEAKRASMALSNSLLVKTALFGEDPNWGRIASTIGASGIACDDETLIIHYDDLLIYSGEFRELDKVREEKAYKIMKQERFKVTCDIGLGDASYTSYGCDLSYEYVKINAEYRT
- a CDS encoding TrkA family potassium uptake protein; translated protein: MKATQRFKKFLGWRSAPKPHITLNDEYYGHLAPFRLPLILTVIVMLIGTMGYMLIDGFPLMDAIYQTGITFTTVGFGEIKPISDMGRIFTITLIIFGFIVFSIAIGIIAEVVKKGEFQKTAKERKMLYEIARLKHHFVVCYHNEFTIQVTKQLRENHIPFVVVDPREDMEEIAKRYHYPYFVTAEPHTEEGILKSHLSSAKGVITLADNIADNIATIASARLYESEIHRGKKFLIIANAKSSEDDQKLLKLGADKVVTATKLMAQRINAMAARPDMENLLQEFLYKTDTPLDMEEGKVFKTSWLALKKIKTARFRDVANVTVIGIRQKDGRFIPMPKGDTIIMPESKLLLIGTSEGIAKAKKIIRKKEKPQELKYV
- the dbpA gene encoding ATP-dependent RNA helicase DbpA — translated: MATFTSIEAFPKALLETLNLLNFTTMTEIQEKAISPILAGKDILAQSKTGSGKTLAFGLPCVMHTDTQNYKPQTIIITPTRELSDQIAVELRKVAAYKANLKILTLYGGVPLRAQAESLAKGAHILIGTPGRIQDHLSKGTLLLESIKTLVLDEADRMLDMGFYDEIVKISSNMPRTKQTLLFSATFPDNIEKLAKALLKQPVTIKVDTVQESDKIDEIVYETSDKLKTLTALIQSYKPESLLIFCNTKAEVISLTDTLHQRGHSVIDIHGDLEQKDRNESVIAFSNGSKRIMVATDVASRGLDIKDIELVINYDLPFDQEVYTHRIGRTGRAEAKGTAISLYGPKESDKCAYITSAARTAQMKDLRVDATFKMVSEYDTLCINGGKKTKIRAGDILGTLCKEIGIDPKMIGKIHITDTKSYVALHHTVIDKVSKALKKTTIKKKKYVTWILD